From Candidatus Poribacteria bacterium:
CAGCGCGTGCTTGCTACTATGTCAAATCTGCGAGTTGTGGCATCACTTCGTTCTTGAGGAGTGTCATTGAGTTCAACCACTGCTCTTTGGGATCCCATTCGTGTCCCATGGCGAGTAAGACACCAAAGCCGCCGACTTCGTCATAAATTTCGCGCAAGCGGTTTGCGACATGATCCGGACTTCCAACAATCCATAAAGTATCTAACAGGTGTTCAAGGCTCATGTCTGCGTCGTCGATATCCTGACTCGGTTTGAAGTGCGCCGGGCTAAATAACTTGAACCAATAGTCTCTAAAATCGCGTCCGAGTGTGCCTTCCAATGCCTCTTTACGTGCCTGCTCGGTGGTATCCGCGACGTAGACCTCACGGGCAATGCGCCACGTTGAACGAGATGGCGATAAACCCGTCTTTTCGGCACCCTCTTCCACTGCGTCCCAGTGGGTTTTAATGGTAGGCACATGCGCTAAATTAATACTCATCGGAATCCAGCCGCGCTCACCCGCGAAGATTAGCGTGTCCGACCGTGCGGAAGACCCTGCCAACGCAATTGGCGGATGCGGTTTCTGATAAGGCTTCATGTGGACACTCACAATGTTCGGACGGTACTCTGGGATCTTAAATTCCCAGAAATCGGTCTTGTAATGTCCGGGTTCTGGGTCGGTCCAGATTTTGAGGACAGCATCAATCCCCTCTCGTGTTGATCTACGCCTGTCTTCGCCTGCCATGAACATCTCCGCATCGCTCGGTGTGGAACTTGAACCGACTCCCCAATGGAAACGTCCGTGCGTTTGATGGTCCAGTTGTGCGATACGATGCGCGACAACGGCAGGATTGTGTATCGGCATACACGTAATCCCTGTGCCAAAAATAATGTTCTCTGTCAGCGCAGCGGCCTTGGCAATAAACAGATCAGGAGACGGAATATTCTCCCACGTAAACGTGAAATGCTCACCGACATAAGCTTCTTTGTAGCCCAGTTCATCAAGGACTATCATCTGCTCAAGATCGTCGTCTAATGTCTTAGTCGTGTCACTGCCGGGTGGATGCAAAGGCATTGTAAAAAATCCAAGTTCCATTTTTTAATTTTTCCTTGCGGAGCAATAACGGCAATTTGGATATTGACGATTTTCGCGTTAGAGTCGCCTGCGCCGTTGTTGCA
This genomic window contains:
- a CDS encoding LLM class flavin-dependent oxidoreductase, producing the protein MELGFFTMPLHPPGSDTTKTLDDDLEQMIVLDELGYKEAYVGEHFTFTWENIPSPDLFIAKAAALTENIIFGTGITCMPIHNPAVVAHRIAQLDHQTHGRFHWGVGSSSTPSDAEMFMAGEDRRRSTREGIDAVLKIWTDPEPGHYKTDFWEFKIPEYRPNIVSVHMKPYQKPHPPIALAGSSARSDTLIFAGERGWIPMSINLAHVPTIKTHWDAVEEGAEKTGLSPSRSTWRIAREVYVADTTEQARKEALEGTLGRDFRDYWFKLFSPAHFKPSQDIDDADMSLEHLLDTLWIVGSPDHVANRLREIYDEVGGFGVLLAMGHEWDPKEQWLNSMTLLKNEVMPQLADLT